Part of the bacterium HR17 genome, CCGTTGCATCAACATCTTCGGTTTTTGTCGTCGTCATTGACTGAATGGAAACGGGGGCGCCACCACCTATTTGGACTCGCCCAACTTTAACGGGACGAGTTTGCTCTCGGGTGTAAAATTTGCCGTCACCGCAAAACAGCGGTGTCCATTTCGCCATCGTCATCGTGCCTCCTTGCTATCGCTCGTCAAGCGGGCACCTACGCCACAGGTGAGCGAAAAAGCCAACGCAACAACGCACTGTTGGACCAAACCCTTTCGTTGACCGTCATGACGCCGATGCTTCTCGGTGTTCCTGCCAGGAAAAGCCTGTTGCATTATGGCATCATCGGTTCGCCCTCGTAAGGCTTCACATTAAAGATGCCTCAGACGCTGTCTCAAGCGCCGACTTCGCTGCGGCGGGCATTACCCGCTGCGACAATTCCGTCGCCTTGTTGGTCGCTCCGTGCGTGCCACAATTGAAGCGGCGCTGTGACGCAACACTCTGCTGCGAGGGGTGACGGACATGGCTGCGATCGCGGAACGCGTGGGTGACTTTCAGATGTTCATTGACGGCGAATGGACGGGTGGAACGAGCCAGAAAACGCGCTCCATCGTTAACCCCGCGACGGAAGAAGTCATCGCCGAGGTGCCTGACGGCACACCTGACGACGCCCGCCGCGCCGTTGACGCTGCGGCTCGGGCGTTCCCTGAGTGGTCGCGCCTAACGCCTTATGAGCGGGCGCGTTACCTCAAACGCGCCGCCGACCTCATCCGCGAGCGCAGCGAAGACATCGCACGGCTGATGACTTTGGAAGTGGGCAAGCCTCTCAAAGAGTCGCGTGCGGAAGTGCGGATGAGCGCCGACTACTTTGAGTGGTATGCTGAAGAAGCCAAGCGCAACTACGGTGAGATTGTCCCGCAAATCGTCCCGCACAAGCGCCATTGGGTCATCCGCCAACCCGTCGGTGTGGTAGCGACCATCACGCCGTGGAACTTTCCCGCCAACTTGCTCGCCCGCAAAGTGGCGCCGGCGTTGGCAGCCGGGTGCACGGTCGTGTCCAAGCCCGACCATCGCACCCCGTTGACGGCGATGGCGATTTTCAAATGTCTGCACGATGCCGAACTGCCCGCAGGTGTCGCCAACTTGGTCACAGGGGAGCCTGCCGAAATTGCTGCCGTCTTTTTCGCTGACCGACGGGTGCGCAAAATCAGTTTCACAGGCTCCACGCGGGTCGGACGGGTGCTGATGCAGCAAGCCGCCGAGCAAATCAAGCGGTTGTCGCTGGAACTTGGCGGGCATGCCCCTGTTCTCATCTTCCCCGATGTGGATGTGGACAAAGCGGCGCAATGGACAGTGCGCGCCAAGTTCCGCAACAACGGGCAAACTTGCATCTCACCCAACCGTATCTATGTGCACGAGCAGATTTGGGACGCGTTCATAGAACGCGTCGTGCACCACACGAAAGCCCTGCGTATAGGCAATGGGTTGGACGAAACGACGGATGTCGGTCCGCTCATTGACGCCAGCGCGTTGGCGAAAGTGGAGCGCCATGTTCAAGACGCTGTCGCCAAAGGCGCCAAAGTGCTGTGCGGCGGCAAACGCCCCGATGGGGAGCAGTTCCGCAAGGGCTTTTGGTTTGAGCCGACTGTTTTGGTCAATGTCTCGTCCGATATGCTGGTGTCGTGCGAAGAGACTTTCGGACCCGTCATGCCGCTCATTCCTTTCCGCGACCGCGATGAGGTCATCGCTTGCGCCAACGATTCGCCCTTTGGCTTGGCGGCTTATTTGCTGACCGATAACTTGCGCACGGTCATTGAAGTCAGCGAACGACTGGAGACAGGCATGGTCGGCGTTTGGGATTTTGCACCCGCAACGCCCCAATGCCCCTTCGGCGGCGTCAAGCAAAGTGGCTTCGGCGCAGAAGGCGGTTGGGAAGGGCTCAAGGAGTATC contains:
- the davD gene encoding Glutarate-semialdehyde dehydrogenase DavD, which gives rise to MAAIAERVGDFQMFIDGEWTGGTSQKTRSIVNPATEEVIAEVPDGTPDDARRAVDAAARAFPEWSRLTPYERARYLKRAADLIRERSEDIARLMTLEVGKPLKESRAEVRMSADYFEWYAEEAKRNYGEIVPQIVPHKRHWVIRQPVGVVATITPWNFPANLLARKVAPALAAGCTVVSKPDHRTPLTAMAIFKCLHDAELPAGVANLVTGEPAEIAAVFFADRRVRKISFTGSTRVGRVLMQQAAEQIKRLSLELGGHAPVLIFPDVDVDKAAQWTVRAKFRNNGQTCISPNRIYVHEQIWDAFIERVVHHTKALRIGNGLDETTDVGPLIDASALAKVERHVQDAVAKGAKVLCGGKRPDGEQFRKGFWFEPTVLVNVSSDMLVSCEETFGPVMPLIPFRDRDEVIACANDSPFGLAAYLLTDNLRTVIEVSERLETGMVGVWDFAPATPQCPFGGVKQSGFGAEGGWEGLKEYLVTKHISIVLEP